The following coding sequences are from one Nitrososphaerota archaeon window:
- a CDS encoding carbohydrate kinase family protein: MNIEALAIGEIGIDIIATGFKKIPKSWSEPEKLSHIGIYVAGAAGYFIECLSRLGLKCGIIGKIGEDEWGQIIKRGLEKEKVSTEYLIIDKNKATEVTLILIFKNKKKIQFITPIPQLEFNEINFECFKGIKLLHFSGYLLLPSLWGEKAIEIFKIAKENKVLTCLNPQASITGDWVTPFKNNLLEYVDVLTLDEEEARKITKQKNLRNCIKKLHEMGSKIIAIKAGRKGCILSNGKEILKIPSYKVNVVCTVGAGDAFDAAFLYALLNNWKLEYAGKFANAAAALSTTKMDCKEGFENIEQIKEFMNKYKI; the protein is encoded by the coding sequence ATGAATATAGAAGCTTTAGCAATTGGAGAAATAGGAATAGATATAATCGCTACAGGTTTTAAGAAAATACCAAAAAGTTGGAGTGAGCCTGAAAAATTAAGTCATATAGGAATATATGTTGCAGGTGCAGCTGGATATTTTATTGAATGCCTCTCAAGGCTTGGGCTTAAATGCGGAATAATTGGAAAAATAGGAGAAGATGAGTGGGGACAAATTATAAAAAGAGGGCTTGAAAAAGAAAAAGTTTCAACAGAATATTTAATTATTGATAAAAATAAAGCTACTGAAGTTACTTTAATATTAATCTTTAAAAATAAAAAGAAGATACAATTTATTACACCTATACCTCAATTAGAATTTAATGAAATAAATTTTGAATGCTTTAAAGGGATTAAATTATTGCATTTTTCTGGTTATCTTTTATTACCTAGCTTATGGGGAGAAAAAGCAATAGAAATTTTTAAAATAGCAAAAGAAAATAAAGTATTAACTTGTTTAAATCCTCAAGCAAGCATAACTGGAGATTGGGTTACACCATTTAAAAATAATTTATTAGAATATGTAGATGTATTAACACTTGATGAAGAAGAGGCAAGAAAAATTACTAAACAAAAAAATTTAAGAAATTGTATAAAGAAATTGCATGAAATGGGTTCAAAAATAATTGCTATAAAAGCAGGAAGAAAAGGATGCATTTTAAGTAATGGAAAAGAAATATTAAAAATACCAAGTTATAAAGTAAATGTAGTTTGTACTGTAGGTGCAGGAGATGCTTTTGATGCTGCTTTTCTATATGCTTTATTAAATAATTGGAAATTAGAATATGCTGGGAAATTTGCAAATGCTGCTGCAGCACTTAGTACAACAAAAATGGATTGTAAAGAAGGGTTTGAAAATATAGAACAAATAAAAGAGTTTATGAATAAATATAAAATTTAA
- a CDS encoding secondary thiamine-phosphate synthase enzyme YjbQ: MKTFFKDIVIETKKNSELINITDIVKKAINESNIKNGFTIVFSHHTTTGILINENEPGLEIDIMNYLKRITPEEDDYFHHHYFYKDGRMAVNAWAHFRSILTGLNAIILIRNGEAILGSRENVYLAEFDGPKERKVTIMVIGE; this comes from the coding sequence ATGAAAACATTTTTTAAAGATATAGTAATTGAAACAAAGAAGAATAGTGAATTAATAAATATAACAGATATAGTGAAAAAAGCAATTAATGAATCTAATATTAAGAATGGTTTTACAATTGTTTTTTCACATCATACAACAACTGGAATATTGATAAATGAGAATGAACCTGGATTGGAAATAGATATAATGAATTATTTAAAGAGAATAACACCAGAAGAAGATGATTATTTTCATCACCATTACTTTTATAAAGATGGAAGGATGGCAGTGAATGCATGGGCTCATTTTAGAAGCATATTAACTGGATTGAATGCTATTATCCTTATAAGAAATGGAGAGGCAATACTCGGTTCAAGAGAAAATGTTTACTTAGCTGAATTTGATGGACCAAAAGAAAGAAAAGTAACAATAATGGTTATAGGTGAATAA